CGTCGGTGACGCCGCCGACACGTTCCGAGACCTTCTCGACGGTGAGCGTCCTGCTTCGGCGTGGCTTGCCAGTGGCCGTGACGTCCTCGTTGGGAACACTACCGGGTTCAAGGACGGACTGGTCGCCCGGGCGAGCGATCGCACAGATCGACGCAATCCACACGGACGGTCCGTCCACCGCGATCGGGTCGTCACCGATTACGACACCAGGTGACGACCGCGACCAGGGACTCGGGGGCGTCTACGGCGCCAGGGCGTCGACGACGCGACTCGGATTTTTCGAGAGTACTTTCACCATCGCGTCCTCGGGCACGTCGAGCGTTAGTATCTCCATGATCGCCACGGTTGGATGTGCACACGGTGCCCCACTCCCGAACATGATCCGGTCCGGGTGTTCCCGAAGCGCGCGTTCGATCGGCTCTCGGAACCGGACGAAGCTCGTGTCCAGATAGCACTGGTCGTTGCGATCGAGCAGCGCGATGGCTTCGTCCATGCGGTCCCGTCGGAGCGGGTACCCGCCGAAGTGGGCGACGATCGTCGGAATATCGTACGAGAGGATTGTCTCTTCGACCGACATCGGGGGAAACGACTCGCCGCCGTGGACGATCAGCGGGAGGCCCGCGTCTTCGAGCGCTTCGAAGACGGCCTCGTCGGGGAGTCCGTCTGCCTCGGGATGGAGCTTGAATCCGACGAACCGGTCGTCGTAGGCGTACTGTTCGATATCCGCGGGTGACGTGTGCTCGTCTTCGCGGCTCGCAGTGAGATTTCGTAGGCGCGATCCTGGCCCCTCCCCTGGGTCCCGCGGCCCGTTGATGCGGGCGACGGCCACGAACGGGCGCCCGACACTCATTCTGGCGATCGCGTTGTTGGCTTTCAAGTAGTCGTCTGTCTGGGTGTCCGGGAACACCAGCGAGCGAACGATTCCCGCCTGATGCATCTCCCGTTCTAGGCGTTCCGGACTGCCGGCGGCCTCACCTGATCGGCTGTCGGCCCCAGGCTCGAGTCTGGCGTGGACGTCGACCACCCGGAACTCGTGTTCCAGCTCCAGCATCTCCCCCGAACTACCGCAGGTTGCGGTATTAAATCATCGTTCCCGACCAACGATCGGATCGAGTCCACGCTTCCCTCAGTGGCCGTCGTTCTCTGGGACGTATCGCCAGTGAGGACGGCTGTCCCTCCATGTCCATCGTTAGATCCTGTCGGTGAGGGAAATTAGAGCGGGCGAAACTACTGACAGGCTACGGGCTGTCTGCCGGCTCAATCGGCGAGCATCGACAGTGCCCGCGGCGGATCGCCATTCATCCGTTCGAGCAGCGACCGACAGTGCTCTTTGACCGTCGTGTCGACCTCGACGTGTACCATCCCTGCGCCCGGTTGACCATAGACGACGCTCGCTCCATCCGGTGCGGCTACAATCGCTGGGAGGGTTGCCAGATCTTCCTCGCCGTAGACGGTAACAATCGTCGGCGGCCCACCATCGAGCGCCGCGAGGAGTGCCTCGAGCAGGGACACCGTCAGCGTCGCCGAGGGATTGGCGACTTCGAAGCGACGATCGAACCACGCTTCTCCGTTGCCGACGACCGTCTTTCTGACACCGTTATCGATCGCCGATCGCTCGGTCCGCTCGTCGACGAATGCCACGTCTGGCGGACGGCCAGCTTCGACGAGATGATAGGTTACCATGTCGCCGACGGCGATCACCGACTCGCCGGCAACCGAAAGCAGGGCCGCTGGCTCCTCGAAGATCGGCCCCAGCGGATCCTTGAGTTCGGCTCGCAACCCATCTGGTAACTCGAGGACGATCTCGGTTTCCGGTTGGGACTCGGCGCTTTTGACGTCAACAGTTGCACCGCTTTCCGCCTCCGTAGATGGCTCGTCCGTCACGATCTATCTGACCTTCAGCGCGTACTTGCCGGCTTCGCTAACGTCCATTTCCGCAGCGATCTCGCTGTCTGCTGGGTGGGCGATCACGACGTACCCTGCCCAGTCTTCGGTGAGGGAGCTCGATCCACAAGCCTGGCAGATCTCGACTTCCGGCTGGTCTTGGACGCGGTGACACTCCCGACAGACGTACCGGTCAGCCATCAGTTCTCACCCGCAGTCTTCTCACGTTCCTTGCGCTCCTCGTCGAGCCAGCCGTGCTTGCCCAGCCCCACCTGCTTTGCGGTGAGACCGATCTTCGAATCACGGGGATTGCGCTCGTCGATAGACTTGGTGACGATGCGTGCACGAACGCTGTCACCGACCGTCATCGACCGGTTTGAGTCCCGGGAGGCAAGCGTCTGGTTCTCCTCGTCGTATGCCAGATACTCATCGGAGATCTGGGAGACGTGGAGAAGCCCATCCACCGGTCCGATCCCGACGAACGCACCGAAGCTGACGACTTCGACGATCTCGCCGTCGACGACTTCCTGCATCTGGGGATCGAACGTGAGTGCGTCGAACTCGGCTTCGTAGTAGACGCCGGGCTCGTTGGGGACGACCGCCCCTTCACCGACGTCGTGGACCTCGGTCACACTGACGACGCTGCCGACGTCCTCATCCATGCGACCCTCCAGTTTGTCTTGCAGTAGTTTCTTCACCAGCTCCGGCGTCACGTCCGCCAGATGCTCGGGCGGTACCTCGACCGTATCGCGGAGACGAACCCGTTTGTACATGTTATGGTTGAGTGATCGCGAGTTTGTTCCGGCCCCTTAAACCAATTACTGGAACGTCTTGGGCCAGCAGCCGTTCTTTGAGTGGCCCATCGTTGGTGACGGCGTAGGTCTCTTCGGCAGTGGCGAGTTCCAGTACCGCATCGTCAGCGTAGTCGACCT
The sequence above is drawn from the Halorhabdus sp. CBA1104 genome and encodes:
- a CDS encoding amidohydrolase family protein yields the protein MLELEHEFRVVDVHARLEPGADSRSGEAAGSPERLEREMHQAGIVRSLVFPDTQTDDYLKANNAIARMSVGRPFVAVARINGPRDPGEGPGSRLRNLTASREDEHTSPADIEQYAYDDRFVGFKLHPEADGLPDEAVFEALEDAGLPLIVHGGESFPPMSVEETILSYDIPTIVAHFGGYPLRRDRMDEAIALLDRNDQCYLDTSFVRFREPIERALREHPDRIMFGSGAPCAHPTVAIMEILTLDVPEDAMVKVLSKNPSRVVDALAP
- a CDS encoding GTP-dependent dephospho-CoA kinase family protein, coding for MVLELPDGLRAELKDPLGPIFEEPAALLSVAGESVIAVGDMVTYHLVEAGRPPDVAFVDERTERSAIDNGVRKTVVGNGEAWFDRRFEVANPSATLTVSLLEALLAALDGGPPTIVTVYGEEDLATLPAIVAAPDGASVVYGQPGAGMVHVEVDTTVKEHCRSLLERMNGDPPRALSMLAD
- the spt4 gene encoding transcription elongation factor subunit Spt4; translation: MMADRYVCRECHRVQDQPEVEICQACGSSSLTEDWAGYVVIAHPADSEIAAEMDVSEAGKYALKVR
- a CDS encoding DNA-directed RNA polymerase, which translates into the protein MYKRVRLRDTVEVPPEHLADVTPELVKKLLQDKLEGRMDEDVGSVVSVTEVHDVGEGAVVPNEPGVYYEAEFDALTFDPQMQEVVDGEIVEVVSFGAFVGIGPVDGLLHVSQISDEYLAYDEENQTLASRDSNRSMTVGDSVRARIVTKSIDERNPRDSKIGLTAKQVGLGKHGWLDEERKEREKTAGEN